From a region of the Panicum virgatum strain AP13 chromosome 2K, P.virgatum_v5, whole genome shotgun sequence genome:
- the LOC120696210 gene encoding putative polyol transporter 1 codes for MASIILGYDFGVMSGASLYIKKDLKITDVQLEILMGVMNLYSLIGAFAAGRTSDWLGRRFTVVFAAAIFFVGALLMGFAVSYAMLMAGRFVAGVGVGYAIVIAPVYTAEISPAESRGLLTSFPDFFINLGILLGYISNYAFARLPLYLGWRVMLGIGAAPSALLALMVLVMPESPRWLVKNGRLADARAVLEKTSGTPEEAAARLADIKAAAGIPKDLDGDVVTVPKARNSNETRVWKELILSPTPAMRRILLSALGIHFFQQASGIDSVVLYSPRVFKSAGITADNKLLGATCAVGGTKTLFIPVAAFLLDRVGRRPLLLCSAGGMMASLLGLGAGLTVVGHHPGAKIPWAVALSIASTLAYVAFFSIGLGPITGVYTSEVFPLQVRALGFAVGVACNRLTSGVISMTFLSLSKAITIGGSFLLYAGIAALGCVFFFTYLPETRGRTLEEMGKLFGMADSIVAEEDQSARGEEKVIHPNGRKLDENQETAATASLS; via the exons ATGGCTTCCATCATCCTCGGTTATG ACTTTGGGGTGATGAGCGGAGCGTCGCTGTACATCAAGAAGGACCTCAAGATCACGGACGTGCAGCTGGAGATCCTGATGGGCGTCATGAACCTCTACTCGCTCATCGGAGCCTTCGCGGCCGGGCGGACGTCCGACTGGCTCGGCCGCCGCTTCACCgtcgtcttcgccgccgccatcttcttcGTCGGCGCCCTGCTCATGGGCTTCGCGGTCAGCTACGCCATGCTCATGGCCGGCCGCTTCGTCGCCGGCGTCGGGGTGGGCTACGCGATCGTGATCGCGCCCGTGTACACCGCCGAGATCTCGCCGGCGGAGTCCCGCGGCCTCCTGACGTCCTTCCCGGACTTCTTCATCAACCTGGGCATCCTCCTCGGCTACATATCCAACTACGCGTTCGCCCGCCTCCCGCTCTACCTGGGCTGGCGCGTCATGCTCGGCATCGGCGCGGCGCCGTCCGCCCTGCTCGCGCTCATGGTTCTCGTCATGCCCGAGTCGCCCCGGTGGCTCGTCAAGAACGGCCGCCTCGCGGACGCCAGGGCCGTGCTGGAGAAAACCTCTGGCACGCcagaggaggccgcggcgcgccTAGCCGACATCAAGGCTGCGGCGGGCATCCCAAAGGACCTCGACGGCGACGTGGTCACCGTGCCTAAGGCTCGAAACAGCAACGAGACGCGGGTCTGGAAGGAGCTCATCCTATCCCCAACCCCCGCCATGCGGCGGATCCTGCTCTCGGCGCTCGGCATCCACTTCTTCCAGCAGGCGTCAGGCATCGACAGCGTCGTTCTGTACAGCCCGCGCGTGTTCAAGAGCGCCGGCATCACCGCCGACAACAAGCTCCTGGGCGCCACCTGCGCCGTGGGAGGCACCAAGACGCTCTTCATCCCTGTGGCGGCGTTCCTGCTCGACCGCGTCGGCCGgcggcctctgctgctgtgcaGCGCGGGCGGGATGATGGCCTCGCTCCTCGGCCTCGGGGCGGGTCTCACCGTCGTGGGCCACCACCCTGGCGCGAAGATCCCATGGGCCGTGGCCCTGTCCATCGCGTCCACCTTGGCCTACGTCGCCTTCTTCTCCATCGGGCTCGGCCCCATCACGGGCGTGTACACCTCGGAGGTCTTCCCGCTTCAGGTGCGCGCGCTGGGCTTCGCCGTCGGCGTGGCGTGCAACCGCCTTACCAGCGGCGTGATCTCCATGACCTTCCTGTCCCTATCGAAGGCCATCACCATCGGCGGCAGCTTCCTGCTCTACGCTGGAATCGCGGCGCTCGGGTGCGTGTTCTTCTTCACCTACCTCCCGGAGACTCGGGGACGGACGCTGGAGGAGATGGGAAAGCTGTTCGGCATGGCAGACTCGATCGTGGCGGAAGAGGATCAAAGCGCCCGCGGGGAGGAGAAGGTGATCCATCCAAATGGTCGCAAACTAGATGAAAATCAAGAAACAGCTGCCACTGCATCATTGTCATAA
- the LOC120692854 gene encoding polyol transporter 5-like, translating to MASAALPEAVEPKKKGNVRFAFACAILASMTSILLGYDIGVMSGASLYIKKDLNISDVQLEVLMGILNVYSLVGSFAAGRTSDWIGRRYTIVFAAVIFFAGAFLMGFAVNYAMLMFGRFVAGVGVGYALMIAPVYTAELSPASARGFLTSFPEVFINFGILLGYVSNYAFSRLPLRLGWRVMLGIGAAPSVVLALMVLGMPESPRWLVMKGRLADAKVVLGKTSDTPEEAAERLADIKAAAGIPAELDGDVVAVPRRESNEEARVWKELILSPTPAVRRILLSGLGIHFFQQASGIDAVVLYSPRVFKSAGITSDNKLLGTTCAVGVTKTLFILVATFLLDKVGRRPLLLSSVAGMIFSLAGLATGLTVIGHHPDAKVPWAIGVAIASTMAYVAFFSIGLGPITWVYSSEIFPLQVRALGCALGVATNRVTSGVISMTFISLSNAITIGGAFFLYAGIAALAWVFFFTFLPETRGRTLEAMTKLFGATDEDDLKPQDGATKDKKQLEMASAAN from the exons ATGGCTTCCGCCGCGCTGCCGGAGGCCGTCGAGCCCAAGAAGAAGGGCAACGTCCGGTTCGCCTTCGCCTGCGCCATCCTCGCCTCCATGACCTCCATCCTGCTCGGCTATG ATATCGGAGTGATGAGCGGGGCGTCGCTGTACATCAAGAAGGACCTCAACATCAGCGACGTGCAGCTGGAGGTCCTCATGGGCATCCTCAACGTCTACTCGCTCGTCGGCTCCTTCGCCGCCGGGCGGACGTCCGACTGGATCGGCCGCCGCTACACCATCGTCTTCGCGGCGGTCATCTTCTTCGCGGGCGCCTTCCTCATGGGCTTCGCGGTCAACTACGCGATGCTCATGTTCGGCCGCTTCGtggccggcgtcggcgtcggttACGCGCTCATGATCGCGCCCGTGTACACGGCAGAGTTGTCCCCCGCGTCGGCCCGCGGCTTCCTCACCTCCTTCCCGGAGGTGTTCATCAACTTCGGCATCCTCCTCGGCTACGTCTCCAACTACGCCTTCTCCCGCCTGCCGCTCCGCCTCGGCTGGCGCGTCATGCTCGGCATCGGCGCGGCGCCGTCCGTCGTGCTCGCGCTCATGGTGCTCGGCATGCCCGAGTCGCCCCGGTGGCTCGTCATGAAGGGCCGCCTCGCGGACGCCAAGGTCGTGCTGGGCAAGACCTCCGACACGCCGGAGGAGGCCGCGGAGCGGCTCGCCGACatcaaggccgccgccggcatccccgcggagctcgacggcgacgtGGTCGCCGTGCCCAGGAGGGAGAGCAACGAGGAGGCGCGGGTGTGGAAGGAGCTCATCCTGTCACCCACCCCGGCCGTGCGCCGCATCCTCCTCTCGGGCCTCGGCATCCACTTCTTCCAGCAGGCGTCCGGCATCGACGCCGTGGTGCTCTACAGCCCGCGCGTGTTCAAGAGCGCCGGCATCACCTCCGACAACAAGCTGCTGGGCACCACCTGCGCCGTGGGCGTCACCAAGACGCTCTTCATCCTGGTGGCCACGTTCCTGCTCGACAAGGTCGGCCGGCGGCCGCTGCTCCTGAGCAGCGTGGCCGGCATGATTTTCTCCCTGGCCGGCCTCGCCACGGGGCTCACCGTCATCGGCCACCACCCCGACGCCAAGGTCCCGTGGGCCATCGGCGTGGCCATCGCGTCGACCATGGCCTACGTGGCCTTCTTCTCCATCGGCCTGGGCCCCATCACGTGGGTGTACAGCTCGGAGATCTTCCCGCTGCAGGTGCGCGCGCTCGGGTGCGCGCTGGGCGTGGCCACCAACCGCGTGACCAGCGGCGTCATCTCCATGACCTTCATCTCGCTGTCCAACGCCATCACCATCGGCGGCGCCTTCTTCCTGTACGCCGGCATAGCGGCGCTGGCGTGGGTGTTCTTCTTCACCTTTCTCCCGGAGACCCGCGGGCGGACGCTGGAGGCGATGACCAAGCTGTTCGGCGCCACCGACGAGGACGACCTCAAGCCGCAGGACGGCGCCACCAAGGACAAGAAGCAGCTCGAGATGGCCAGCGCCGCCAACTAA